In the genome of Candidatus Binataceae bacterium, one region contains:
- a CDS encoding DNA-processing protein DprA, with product MLGCGIDVAYPPEHRGLADSIVEGRGAILSELPLGTAPLPENFPGHNRILSGLSLGVVIVEAAEKSGSLITARMALEQDRQVFAVPGSPLSGETRGSNRLLREGAVLVECVEDVIEDFAPQMAGKRGAQAAASPPRAEAKPEAARDRPALDADTLISASTRLSAAASANPSDEMFKERTNEVQAILNCLLDVQSIHVDAVIESCQLPQQTVLNLLLELELRGLVVQHPGKLFSLP from the coding sequence GTGCTTGGATGCGGGATCGATGTCGCCTACCCACCGGAGCATCGCGGGCTCGCAGACTCGATCGTCGAGGGACGCGGCGCCATCCTGAGCGAACTTCCGCTGGGCACGGCTCCATTGCCGGAGAACTTCCCCGGGCACAACCGCATCCTGTCGGGCCTCTCGCTCGGCGTCGTTATCGTCGAGGCGGCGGAGAAAAGCGGATCGCTGATCACGGCGCGGATGGCGCTAGAACAGGATCGCCAGGTCTTCGCTGTCCCTGGCAGCCCGCTGAGCGGCGAGACCCGCGGGAGTAACCGGCTGCTTCGCGAAGGCGCCGTGCTGGTCGAGTGCGTCGAGGACGTAATCGAAGACTTCGCTCCCCAGATGGCCGGAAAACGTGGTGCACAGGCGGCGGCATCTCCGCCGAGGGCCGAGGCGAAGCCGGAGGCCGCCAGGGATCGGCCCGCCCTCGACGCCGACACGCTCATCTCAGCCTCGACACGATTGAGTGCTGCGGCTTCGGCAAATCCGTCGGACGAGATGTTCAAAGAGAGGACCAATGAGGTCCAAGCAATTTTGAATTGCTTATTGGATGTTCAATCAATCCATGTTGACGCGGTCATTGAATCGTGCCAACTTCCACAGCAAACTGTGCTTAACTTATTGTTGGAGCTTGAGTTGAGGGGATTGGTGGTGCAGCATCCCGGCAAGCTCTTCTCACTACCCTAG